A single genomic interval of Pseudomonadota bacterium harbors:
- a CDS encoding PleD family two-component system response regulator, whose amino-acid sequence MAAKILVVDDLLPNRRLLEAKLKGGYYNVDTAESGQEAIDKAIANPPDVILLDVMMPEMDGFEACRILKKNPITSDVPVVMVTALSDVEDRVQGLNSGADDFLTKPINDLALFARIRSLVRLKSMTDELKLRDQTGEKLGAEDPRRDIENNLAGSNVLIIDDDAAQAQQISTKLSEINVNAIVIGNPPDAVRRSEEQSFDLIMVSAQLSSDDGINLCTHLRSQDKTRNTPLLIIIEDDKPELLVKALDLGVNDYLVTPIDSNEVIARVKIQVRRKKYQDALQANQQQSLEMAVRDGLTGLYNRRYFDTHVERMLESSKENGKPLSLMILDMDHFKHVNDTYGHQSGDEILKQLSDRIMKSVRPSDLVARYGGEEFVVVMPSTNLKNSSIVGERIRKVIEAYPFSIPVEPGEIKKTISVGLAVSTPDDKVEQVVERADKALYHVKNTGRNKVAVYSERPL is encoded by the coding sequence ATGGCGGCAAAAATTTTAGTTGTTGACGATTTGTTACCCAATCGAAGGCTTCTTGAAGCTAAGTTAAAGGGCGGCTACTATAATGTAGATACTGCCGAAAGCGGTCAGGAGGCAATTGATAAAGCTATCGCAAACCCTCCGGATGTTATATTGCTTGATGTGATGATGCCTGAAATGGACGGTTTTGAGGCATGTAGAATTCTGAAAAAAAACCCTATAACTTCCGATGTACCGGTTGTGATGGTAACAGCTTTAAGTGACGTTGAAGATCGTGTGCAGGGGCTTAATTCGGGTGCGGACGACTTTTTGACAAAACCTATTAACGATCTGGCTTTATTTGCAAGGATACGTTCGTTGGTAAGGCTCAAAAGCATGACCGATGAGCTAAAGCTGCGTGACCAGACGGGCGAAAAGCTTGGTGCTGAAGATCCAAGAAGAGATATTGAGAATAACTTAGCCGGCTCTAATGTTTTAATAATTGATGATGATGCGGCTCAGGCTCAGCAGATAAGTACAAAATTGTCTGAAATTAATGTTAATGCCATTGTAATAGGTAATCCGCCGGATGCGGTAAGAAGGTCTGAAGAACAAAGTTTTGACCTTATTATGGTTAGTGCACAGCTTTCCAGCGATGACGGCATAAATTTATGTACACACCTTAGAAGTCAGGATAAAACACGAAATACACCTTTACTTATCATTATTGAAGACGATAAACCCGAATTGTTGGTGAAAGCACTTGACCTTGGTGTAAATGACTATCTTGTTACCCCCATTGATTCTAATGAGGTTATAGCAAGGGTGAAGATTCAGGTAAGGCGTAAAAAATATCAAGATGCATTGCAGGCAAACCAGCAGCAAAGCCTTGAAATGGCTGTGCGTGACGGCTTAACGGGTCTTTATAACAGAAGATATTTTGATACGCATGTTGAAAGAATGCTTGAATCGTCTAAGGAAAACGGAAAACCGTTATCATTAATGATACTGGATATGGATCATTTTAAGCATGTTAACGACACATACGGTCACCAAAGCGGTGATGAGATTCTAAAGCAGTTATCAGACAGAATTATGAAAAGCGTAAGACCTTCGGACTTGGTGGCAAGATACGGAGGTGAAGAGTTTGTTGTGGTAATGCCAAGCACGAACTTGAAGAACTCTTCTATTGTGGGCGAAAGAATAAGAAAAGTCATAGAGGCTTACCCGTTTTCAATACCGGTTGAGCCGGGAGAGATTAAAAAAACCATCAGTGTAGGTCTTGCCGTGTCAACGCCCGATGATAAGGTTGAACAGGTGGTTGAAAGAGCGGATAAGGCTTTATATCATGTCAAAAACACCGGTCGTAATAAAGTAGCCGTATATAGCGAAAGACCGCTTTAA
- a CDS encoding response regulator has product MAKENKKKNIFIVEDNELNLKLFKDILNANGFDTSYTQDGFEAFSLIKKHKPDTILMDIQLHGISGFDIIKEIKSDDEIKHIPIIVVTAFAMKDDKKKIMDSGCEAYIAKPISINPFLDTISKYANSIVETN; this is encoded by the coding sequence ATGGCTAAAGAAAATAAGAAGAAAAATATATTTATCGTTGAAGATAACGAGCTTAATTTAAAGCTTTTCAAAGATATTCTTAATGCTAACGGTTTCGATACATCGTACACTCAAGATGGATTTGAGGCTTTTTCCCTTATAAAAAAGCATAAGCCGGACACCATATTAATGGATATACAGTTACATGGAATTTCAGGTTTTGATATTATAAAAGAAATCAAGTCCGATGATGAAATTAAACATATTCCGATAATTGTTGTTACTGCTTTTGCGATGAAAGATGATAAGAAAAAAATTATGGATTCGGGTTGTGAGGCGTATATAGCAAAGCCTATATCAATTAACCCGTTCCTTGATACTATTAGCAAGTATGCTAATAGTATAGTGGAAACAAATTAA
- the acs gene encoding acetate--CoA ligase, producing MADGSLKNDEIIHHDDVVITVKEEIKKSAYADNDTYLKMYANSIENPEQFWAQQAESLDWIDKFTKVKNTSYDGDIDIKWFEDGELNVCVNCVDRHLAKRANQTAIIWEGDNPEDSKNITYMELYREVCKLANVIKNMGVVKGDRVMIYMPMIPEAAYAMLACARIGAVHSVIFGGFSAEAIRGRMEDCRSKLIITADEGIRGGKTIPLKANVDEALDSCSVPHKALVFKRTNADIAWNFERDFRYDDLVKEVDEHCNPEVMKAEDPLFILYTSGSTGKPKGVLHTSAGYLLYASITHKYVFDYKDGDIYWCTADVGWITGHSYIVYGPLANGATTLMFEGVPNYPSWDRCWQVVDKHKVNIFYTAPTAIRAIMREGDDYVKKTSRESLRILGTVGEPINPEAWNWYYRVVGDKRCPVVDTWWQTETGGIMITPLPGATDLKPGSATRPFFGVKPAIVDNEGNVLEGEAEGNLCILDSWPGQMRTVYGDHKRFKETYFSQFPGKYFSGDGVRRDKDGYYRITGRVDDVLNVSGHRLGTAEIESALVAHKDVAEAAVVGYPHDIKGQGVYAFVILNKGVNASEELAKELEKTVRKEIGAIAKPDLLQFVTGLPKTRSGKIMRRILRKIAENDYSNLGDTKTLTNPEIIDGLIENRLNK from the coding sequence ATGGCTGACGGTAGTTTGAAAAATGATGAGATAATACATCATGATGATGTTGTTATTACGGTTAAGGAAGAAATAAAAAAATCTGCATACGCAGATAATGATACATATCTAAAAATGTATGCTAATTCTATTGAAAATCCTGAACAATTTTGGGCGCAGCAGGCAGAGTCGTTAGACTGGATAGATAAATTCACAAAGGTAAAGAACACCTCATATGACGGGGATATAGATATAAAATGGTTTGAAGACGGCGAGCTTAATGTTTGTGTTAATTGCGTCGACAGGCATTTGGCAAAACGTGCTAATCAGACAGCCATAATCTGGGAGGGTGATAACCCTGAGGATTCAAAAAACATTACCTATATGGAGCTTTACAGGGAAGTTTGTAAGCTTGCCAATGTTATAAAGAATATGGGTGTTGTTAAGGGCGATAGGGTAATGATATATATGCCAATGATACCTGAAGCTGCTTATGCAATGCTTGCATGTGCGAGGATAGGAGCCGTCCATTCCGTTATATTCGGAGGGTTTTCTGCCGAGGCTATCAGGGGGCGTATGGAAGATTGCCGTTCAAAACTTATCATAACGGCCGATGAAGGAATAAGGGGCGGGAAAACAATTCCTCTAAAGGCTAATGTAGATGAAGCCTTGGATAGCTGTTCGGTTCCTCATAAAGCACTTGTGTTTAAAAGGACTAATGCCGATATTGCGTGGAACTTTGAAAGGGATTTCCGGTACGATGATTTGGTCAAAGAGGTTGATGAGCATTGCAATCCTGAAGTCATGAAAGCCGAAGACCCGTTATTTATCCTTTATACCTCAGGTTCAACGGGTAAGCCTAAAGGGGTTTTGCATACATCGGCAGGATATCTGCTATATGCGTCCATAACCCATAAATATGTTTTTGATTATAAAGACGGAGATATCTATTGGTGTACGGCAGATGTCGGTTGGATAACGGGACATAGCTATATTGTGTATGGTCCTCTTGCAAACGGTGCTACCACGTTGATGTTTGAAGGCGTGCCTAATTATCCGAGCTGGGATAGATGTTGGCAGGTGGTGGATAAACATAAAGTAAATATCTTTTATACCGCTCCGACTGCCATAAGGGCTATTATGCGTGAAGGTGATGATTACGTTAAGAAAACCTCAAGGGAATCATTGCGTATTTTAGGTACGGTCGGCGAGCCTATTAATCCTGAGGCGTGGAACTGGTATTACAGGGTGGTGGGTGACAAAAGATGTCCGGTAGTAGATACTTGGTGGCAAACTGAAACAGGAGGAATAATGATAACCCCGTTACCCGGTGCTACCGACTTAAAACCCGGTTCGGCAACACGTCCTTTCTTCGGTGTTAAGCCTGCTATAGTGGATAATGAAGGTAATGTTCTCGAAGGAGAGGCAGAAGGAAACTTGTGTATCCTAGATTCATGGCCGGGGCAGATGAGGACGGTTTATGGCGACCATAAGCGTTTTAAGGAAACATATTTCTCGCAATTTCCCGGTAAGTATTTCTCCGGTGACGGGGTCAGGCGTGACAAGGACGGATATTATCGGATAACAGGGCGTGTTGACGATGTTTTGAACGTATCGGGACACAGGCTTGGAACTGCGGAGATAGAAAGTGCGTTAGTTGCTCATAAAGACGTTGCCGAGGCTGCTGTTGTCGGTTATCCGCATGATATAAAAGGGCAGGGTGTATATGCTTTTGTGATACTTAATAAAGGTGTAAATGCAAGTGAAGAACTGGCAAAAGAACTTGAAAAAACGGTAAGGAAAGAGATTGGGGCTATAGCAAAGCCCGATCTGTTGCAATTTGTAACAGGTTTGCCTAAAACTCGTTCAGGTAAGATAATGAGACGGATACTTCGGAAAATCGCTGAAAATGATTATTCTAATTTAGGGGACACTAAAACCTTAACTAATCCGGAAATTATTGACGGACTTATTGAAAACAGGCTTAATAAATAA
- a CDS encoding NAD(P)H-dependent glycerol-3-phosphate dehydrogenase: MTEINITKIGVLGAGSWGTALAVSMLRTKKEVLIWSRSEAVTSSINNERCNNYLPDMIIPEGVSSTNNINDVIKCDVLLIVIPAQTIRENCEALKNAGIGKNVPLVICCKGIEIGTEKLMSEVVKEVLPENPIAILSGPNFANEVANGLPTCTTLACEEQESGMRLVEALGCHVFRTYYTNDIIGAQIGGAVKNVLAIACGIATGKGLGENARAAIVTRGMAEITRLCVAKGGKAETLMGLSGIGDIMLTCGSRTSRNMSFGYELGKGVSVKELTDGKAKLAEGVATAKSVSELARSLGVDMPICYAVNDIIFNNADIDKVVMSLLSRPLTVE; this comes from the coding sequence ATGACTGAAATCAACATAACAAAAATAGGTGTTCTGGGAGCCGGAAGTTGGGGTACGGCTCTGGCAGTTTCTATGCTGCGTACAAAAAAAGAAGTTCTGATATGGTCACGTTCCGAGGCTGTTACAAGTTCAATAAACAACGAGCGTTGTAATAACTACCTTCCCGATATGATTATTCCTGAAGGGGTATCTTCTACAAATAACATTAATGACGTTATTAAGTGTGATGTGTTGTTAATAGTTATACCTGCCCAGACAATAAGAGAAAATTGTGAAGCTTTAAAAAATGCAGGGATAGGGAAAAATGTGCCTTTAGTTATATGTTGTAAAGGCATAGAGATAGGTACGGAAAAGTTAATGTCGGAAGTGGTAAAGGAGGTGCTACCGGAAAACCCTATAGCGATTTTATCCGGTCCTAATTTTGCTAATGAAGTGGCAAACGGTTTGCCGACATGTACTACTCTAGCATGCGAGGAACAAGAGTCGGGTATGAGACTAGTAGAAGCTTTGGGCTGCCATGTTTTCAGGACTTACTATACCAATGACATTATCGGTGCGCAGATAGGAGGAGCGGTTAAGAACGTTCTGGCAATTGCGTGCGGCATAGCTACAGGTAAAGGTTTAGGGGAAAACGCACGTGCTGCCATAGTGACAAGAGGAATGGCGGAGATAACCCGTCTTTGTGTTGCTAAGGGCGGCAAGGCAGAGACTTTAATGGGGTTAAGCGGTATAGGCGATATAATGCTTACCTGCGGAAGCCGTACATCAAGGAATATGTCGTTCGGTTATGAGTTGGGTAAAGGAGTTTCCGTTAAAGAGCTGACAGACGGGAAAGCAAAATTGGCAGAAGGTGTTGCAACCGCCAAGTCCGTATCGGAGCTTGCGAGGTCTTTGGGCGTAGATATGCCTATTTGCTATGCCGTAAACGATATTATTTTTAACAATGCTGATATTGACAAGGTTGTCATGAGCCTTTTAAGCCGTCCTTTAACTGTAGAGTAG
- a CDS encoding AsmA family protein translates to MMYIFLVAMIITSLLVAAPLFIDNDKYQEKLLVYIEKSLGVRPKIKGSFEVTFFPVPTVTAKQLYIENAKEASNNYIIQIESIVSKIYFTDILAGNFKVRDIQFIRPVFEFENLGVEQNNETGATINKNNWSFLIDGFKNRTVSDSEKFPDRVSITNATFSYSKDLNKKSIDYFNVEITADSFKGPFSLKGGFLSSNNTVTFEGGVDSFTEGAKVGLLIKTDAAQVNLDGVFKDGDVPRMEGGINLSSNNIGHIMGVFFQNKSHFTKITSKEELKVSGRFVFSKDTFEIQDVLIDSDSIKGTMNMGVDFNIEDKSKSVNWRVLADIDKIDIDNLFKQKKSEQAQDDLSIDYYAYSVNTASLADFKFDIPQSLTLSMDVTVDDIIYNQKISNVRAVMDIVNGHAEVNSLSADLPGNSRAVLRGKIKHNGTRPLFEGELEFGGSNFRDFMNWIDDYYSFVPEDLMKEFLFTAKLRVTPQHIDVTDLSFSFDQSLFSGGISLRPLKTIPIISASINIDRMDLDKYNIDKKIFEEIGGFVDGADEVLLERTWLAKLQNRLNITIDAKDIVFNDHYITNFSTAGIITRNNFNLQRFFIDSEVAKLKLNMYADIESRDTPEIKFNFLAKDLDTKLFIPKEIYNSEKKYTWSNKPINFLGLANLYGEYKIAINNLKHKNLEMSNVNIEAKSINKMRPEVLTFDKFQFDIYQGRGTIQGQMGVSIKAPTVAVNVFLEGVELNPLLKVFKEDIETTGQLFFRASFSSKGYSFAEWIKELSVRDGTDAKLSLQQVKFKGFDLDAIINGAKRLFSFIDMQKVIEKALVSGETTFDWMEGDLLFKNGILGVKDFKYSSDNAKGEIDANISLFSFDTKARTNIYFQPDRKKVVVLPIEMKGNILELYKDKQIDTRDIEIYITDKATTR, encoded by the coding sequence ATGATGTACATATTTCTTGTTGCAATGATTATCACATCGCTGCTTGTAGCAGCTCCGTTGTTTATAGATAATGATAAATATCAGGAAAAATTATTAGTATATATAGAAAAGTCACTGGGGGTAAGACCTAAAATAAAAGGTTCTTTCGAAGTAACTTTTTTTCCCGTTCCAACTGTTACTGCCAAACAGTTATATATTGAAAATGCCAAAGAGGCATCAAATAATTATATAATACAAATAGAGTCTATAGTCAGTAAGATATATTTTACCGATATTCTTGCCGGAAATTTTAAGGTGCGTGATATTCAATTCATACGACCTGTGTTTGAATTTGAAAACTTGGGTGTTGAACAAAATAATGAAACAGGTGCAACAATAAATAAAAATAACTGGTCATTTTTGATAGACGGCTTTAAGAATCGTACGGTATCCGATTCCGAAAAGTTTCCGGACAGGGTTTCTATTACAAATGCCACATTCTCGTATAGTAAAGATTTAAATAAGAAATCTATAGATTATTTTAACGTAGAAATTACGGCGGACTCGTTTAAAGGGCCTTTTAGTCTAAAAGGAGGTTTTTTAAGTAGCAACAATACGGTTACGTTTGAAGGGGGGGTGGATTCTTTTACGGAAGGAGCCAAAGTAGGTCTTCTTATAAAAACAGATGCCGCACAAGTTAACTTAGACGGGGTGTTCAAAGACGGTGATGTTCCGAGGATGGAAGGCGGTATTAACCTTTCATCAAATAACATCGGTCACATTATGGGGGTGTTTTTTCAAAATAAATCACATTTTACAAAAATAACCTCAAAAGAGGAATTAAAAGTATCGGGTCGGTTTGTTTTTTCAAAAGATACCTTTGAAATACAAGATGTTTTGATAGATTCGGATAGTATCAAGGGAACCATGAATATGGGTGTGGATTTTAATATAGAGGATAAATCAAAGAGCGTCAACTGGAGAGTTCTGGCAGATATAGATAAAATCGATATAGATAACCTGTTTAAACAGAAAAAATCAGAACAGGCTCAAGATGATTTGTCAATAGACTATTATGCATACTCGGTGAATACCGCCAGTCTTGCCGATTTTAAGTTTGATATCCCGCAAAGTCTTACTTTATCAATGGATGTTACCGTCGATGATATAATATATAACCAGAAAATAAGTAACGTAAGAGCTGTTATGGATATAGTTAACGGTCATGCGGAGGTTAACAGTCTTTCTGCAGATCTGCCCGGTAATTCCAGAGCCGTATTGAGGGGGAAGATAAAACATAACGGCACAAGGCCGTTGTTTGAAGGTGAGTTAGAATTCGGAGGAAGCAACTTTAGAGATTTTATGAACTGGATAGATGATTATTACAGTTTTGTTCCTGAAGACCTTATGAAAGAATTTTTATTTACGGCTAAGCTTAGGGTTACTCCGCAGCATATTGACGTTACGGATTTGTCATTTTCTTTCGATCAATCTTTGTTCAGTGGCGGGATCTCTTTAAGACCTTTAAAAACCATACCTATAATAAGTGCGTCAATTAATATTGATAGGATGGATCTGGACAAATATAATATTGATAAAAAGATATTTGAAGAAATAGGCGGGTTCGTAGATGGTGCTGATGAGGTTCTTTTGGAAAGAACGTGGCTTGCTAAATTACAAAACAGATTAAATATTACTATTGACGCTAAAGATATTGTTTTTAACGACCACTATATAACCAACTTTTCAACTGCCGGCATAATAACCAGAAATAATTTTAATTTACAGCGGTTCTTTATTGATTCGGAGGTGGCAAAGCTTAAGTTAAATATGTATGCCGATATAGAATCAAGAGATACCCCGGAAATAAAATTTAATTTTCTGGCAAAAGATCTGGATACAAAGTTATTTATCCCGAAAGAAATTTACAATAGTGAGAAAAAATATACATGGTCAAATAAACCTATTAACTTCTTGGGGCTTGCCAATCTTTATGGTGAATATAAAATAGCTATAAATAATCTCAAGCATAAGAATCTGGAGATGTCAAATGTCAATATTGAGGCAAAAAGTATCAATAAAATGCGACCGGAAGTCTTGACATTTGATAAGTTCCAGTTTGATATTTACCAAGGGAGAGGAACAATTCAAGGTCAAATGGGGGTGAGTATTAAAGCTCCTACGGTTGCAGTGAACGTTTTCTTGGAAGGAGTCGAGCTTAATCCTTTGTTAAAGGTTTTTAAAGAGGATATTGAAACTACCGGACAATTATTTTTTAGGGCTTCATTTTCCTCGAAAGGTTATAGTTTTGCCGAATGGATTAAGGAGTTGAGCGTTAGGGACGGAACAGATGCCAAACTTAGTTTACAACAAGTTAAGTTCAAAGGATTTGATTTGGACGCTATAATTAACGGAGCTAAGAGATTATTCTCGTTCATAGATATGCAGAAAGTTATTGAAAAAGCATTAGTGTCAGGTGAAACAACATTCGATTGGATGGAAGGGGATCTGCTGTTTAAAAACGGAATATTGGGAGTGAAAGATTTTAAGTATAGCAGTGATAATGCAAAGGGCGAAATAGATGCTAATATAAGTCTTTTTAGCTTTGATACCAAGGCAAGGACAAATATATATTTCCAGCCCGATCGGAAAAAGGTTGTTGTATTGCCTATCGAGATGAAAGGCAATATTTTGGAGCTTTATAAGGATAAGCAAATCGATACAAGGGATATTGAAATATATATAACCGATAAAGCGACTACCAGATAA
- a CDS encoding UvrD-helicase domain-containing protein codes for MNKQDTSDTLSKDLNEEQFEAVTQIDGPLLVLAGAGTGKTKVLTYRIANILMNGTFPSRILAVTFTNKAAKEMSNRILSLVGERSEGLWLGTFHSIGAKILRRHAEAVGLKSNFTIIDTSDQLRLIKQIFADHKIDEKRWDPKQQMHIINSWKDRGLTPDKVTANDIIDFAGGKSLEIYKDYQSRLRGLNAADFGDLLLHNVTIFNENPDILADYQRQFKYILVDEYQDTNIGQYLWLRLLAQKNKNICCVGDDDQSIYGWRGAEVGNILRFERDFAGAKVVRLERNYRSTSHILSAASHLISKNSDRLGKTLWTQDNEGEPIKLLLTWDDKEEAKQVAEEIEALQQIKRHGLNQMAILVRAGFQTRAFEECFMNRGIPYKVIGGLRFYERMEIKDLISYIRVTAQPDDSLALERVINIPKRGIGSSTLQSIYETSRLYGISMFESIKLMLSEDSFKPKISKTLSDLTNDFVRWGNLAKEMTVAEFAEVIAKESGYISMWKQDASLEAQGRLDNIKELLRALEEFESIEEFLEHVSLVSDIDNLNHDNMVSIMTLHAAKGLEFDTVFLPGWEEGTFPHQRAIDDKAKSGLEEERRLAYVGITRARKNLYILSAANRRIYGQYQSSIPSRFIEELPQENIEKINLNNGFNFPAPSSNFEDGASYSPKPSPYAPAKKTSTGTAKTSPEGFSVGKKVSHPKFGNGIVLNVNGDQLEIAFEGMGIKKVIDRYVTAN; via the coding sequence ATGAATAAACAAGATACGTCCGATACATTATCTAAAGACCTGAACGAAGAGCAATTTGAGGCTGTTACACAAATAGACGGTCCTTTACTGGTGCTGGCAGGTGCAGGTACGGGAAAGACAAAAGTCCTGACATACCGTATCGCAAATATTTTAATGAACGGAACCTTCCCTAGCCGGATTCTTGCCGTTACTTTTACAAATAAAGCCGCAAAAGAGATGTCTAACAGGATTTTATCATTAGTAGGAGAGCGGTCGGAAGGGTTATGGCTCGGGACATTTCATTCAATCGGTGCAAAGATTCTACGCCGCCATGCGGAGGCAGTAGGGCTAAAATCAAACTTCACTATCATAGATACAAGCGACCAGTTACGCTTGATTAAACAAATTTTCGCCGACCATAAAATAGATGAAAAACGCTGGGACCCAAAACAGCAGATGCATATAATAAATAGCTGGAAAGACCGTGGACTGACACCGGATAAAGTAACGGCAAATGACATAATAGATTTTGCAGGCGGAAAATCCCTAGAAATTTACAAAGATTATCAATCCCGCCTTAGAGGATTGAACGCTGCCGATTTTGGTGACTTACTCCTGCATAACGTTACTATTTTCAATGAAAATCCTGATATTTTAGCCGATTACCAAAGACAGTTTAAGTATATACTGGTGGACGAATATCAGGATACGAATATAGGGCAATATTTATGGCTAAGACTTCTGGCACAGAAGAATAAAAACATATGCTGTGTAGGCGATGACGACCAGTCCATATATGGCTGGCGTGGTGCTGAAGTCGGTAATATATTACGCTTTGAAAGGGATTTTGCAGGTGCAAAAGTTGTAAGGCTGGAGAGGAATTACCGCTCTACATCGCATATATTGTCTGCCGCATCTCACCTTATCTCCAAAAATTCCGACAGGCTCGGCAAAACTTTATGGACGCAGGATAATGAGGGCGAGCCTATAAAACTGCTTCTGACATGGGACGATAAGGAAGAGGCAAAGCAGGTGGCTGAGGAAATAGAGGCATTGCAGCAGATAAAACGCCACGGTTTAAATCAAATGGCTATTTTGGTAAGGGCAGGTTTTCAGACGAGGGCATTTGAAGAATGCTTCATGAACAGAGGCATACCCTATAAGGTAATAGGCGGTTTGCGTTTCTACGAACGCATGGAAATAAAGGATTTGATATCTTATATAAGAGTTACAGCCCAGCCTGATGACAGCCTTGCACTAGAGCGAGTTATAAACATTCCCAAAAGGGGGATAGGCTCTAGTACCTTGCAATCCATATATGAAACCTCTCGTCTTTATGGAATTTCAATGTTTGAATCTATCAAACTTATGTTGTCTGAGGATAGCTTTAAACCGAAAATTTCCAAAACACTATCTGACTTGACAAATGACTTTGTCAGATGGGGAAATTTAGCAAAAGAAATGACCGTTGCCGAGTTTGCGGAAGTTATAGCTAAAGAGTCCGGCTATATATCAATGTGGAAACAGGACGCAAGCCTTGAAGCACAGGGGCGGCTTGATAATATAAAAGAGCTTTTACGTGCTTTAGAAGAATTTGAATCTATTGAAGAATTTCTTGAACATGTAAGCCTTGTATCGGATATAGATAATCTGAACCATGATAATATGGTAAGCATAATGACCCTTCATGCGGCTAAAGGACTGGAATTTGACACGGTATTCTTACCCGGTTGGGAGGAAGGAACCTTCCCGCATCAACGTGCTATTGACGATAAAGCAAAAAGCGGCTTAGAAGAAGAACGTAGACTAGCTTACGTAGGAATTACAAGAGCCAGAAAGAACCTATATATATTATCGGCTGCAAATAGAAGAATTTACGGACAATATCAAAGCAGCATACCTTCACGTTTTATTGAAGAGCTGCCACAGGAAAATATTGAGAAGATAAACCTTAATAACGGCTTTAACTTCCCTGCCCCTTCGTCTAATTTTGAAGACGGAGCGTCTTACTCTCCGAAACCTTCACCTTACGCACCTGCAAAAAAAACAAGCACAGGCACAGCCAAAACCAGTCCCGAAGGCTTTAGCGTCGGGAAAAAAGTATCTCACCCTAAATTCGGTAACGGCATAGTTTTAAACGTCAATGGCGACCAGCTTGAAATAGCCTTCGAAGGCATGGGAATCAAGAAGGTTATTGATAGGTATGTTACTGCTAATTAA